DNA from Asticcacaulis sp. ZE23SCel15:
CAATATTGCCGGTGAACCCATCGTTGTCGCCCGCGGGCGTGACGGTAAGATCAACGCCATGTCATCGGTCTGTGCGCACCGCGCCATGCTGGTGGCCGAAGGCTCCGGCAATACGCGCATGTTCCTGTGTCCATACCACCATTGGGCCTACGGGCTGGATGGCAAGCTGACCGGGGCACCGGCGATGGAAAAAACCTGTAACTTCAACAAAGAAGATCACGGCCTGACCCGCTTTGCCGTCGAAATCTGGCACGGCTTTATCTTCGTCAATTTTGACCTCGACGCCGCCCCGCTGGCCCCGCGCCTGACGGATGTGTCAGATGCGATTGCAGGCTACGACCTGGCCAATGCCGATGGCGACAAACCGGAAAAGCCCGGCGTGTTCCCGTGGAACTGGAAGGTCATGTTTGAAAACAACAATGACGGTTACCACGCTTCAAAACTGCATCAGGGACCGCTGCATGATTTTGTGCCGTCCGATCTGGCCGAGTTCCCAGAGGCTGATCCGGCCGATGCCGGGTTCCTGCGCTACAACGGCACGCTTCACGCCGATGCCAGCTTTAACGCCACGCAAAAGGCGCTGCTGCCGGTGTTCCCGAACCTGAGTGAGACCGACCGCAACCGCATGACCTTTGCCAACATCCCGCCGACCCTGTCCTTGGTGATGATGAGCGACATGGTCATCTATCTGATCCTGCGCCCGACCGGCCCTGAGACGATGGAGCAGGACACCGGCATTCTGGTCGCCCCCGGCGCCTCAAAGCATCCGTCCTTCGGGCACAAGATGGAGATGAACATGGTCGCGGCCATGCACATCATCGATCAGGACATGCACGTCGATGAACTGGTGCAGGTCGGCCTGCGCTCCAAATTCGCGCCACGCGGCCGTTATTCGTGGCAGGAAGGCGCACAGATCCAGTTTAACCGCTGGCTGATCAAGCGCTACCGCGACGCCTATGATCGCCTGACGGGTTCACACCTGAAAGCGGTCAAGGGCGCAGCCTGAACCACCTGAAACCATATCGTTTTCGACTCCGTCCGGTCTGGCCTGACGGAGATCGCCCTCCCCTGTTTTTTGCATAACCTCATAAGAGATCGCTTCATGGCCTTTATCTGCACGCCCGGTGAGACCCGTCAGGACACCGAACCGAAAAACCTGCATATCTTACGCGCCACGCCTGAGACCGTGCACTGGGGCTATTTCCATCCGGAAGTGAAGCCGTCCCTGACCGTCAAGTCCGGCGACATGATCATGGCCGAAGCCGTCACCCACCACGCCGGTGACGCGCCGGAGCTGATGTTCGATGAGGCCATCAAACGCATCTTCACCGAAATCCCCGAAGCCGACCGTAATCCGGGCGTGCACATCATGACCGGGCCTATCTTCGTCGAAGGGGCCGAGCCCGGCGACATGCTAGAGGTGCGCTACCTCCAGATGACGCCGCGCTTTAACTACGGCTCGAACCTGGCGGCCAACTGGGGCCATCTGTACGAAGAGTTCGACAAAAAAGAGCGCGTCACCATCTATGAACTGAACCCCAATTCCAATACGGCGTCAGCCCTTTATGCCTATGATTTTCCGGGCGTTTACATGACACCTGGCACCATAACCCACTGCGCCGAATGTGACCGCGTGCCGGCCCTCAAAGGCATTTCCATTCCGGCCCGTCCGCATCTGGGGACCGCCGGTGTCGCGCCTGCGGTTGATCAGCGCGTCTCGACCATCCCGCCCGGCCTGCACGGCGGCAATATCGACAACTGGCGCATCGGCGCCGGGGCGACTATGTACTATCCGGTCCAGGTCAAGGGCGGCCTGTTCTCGATCGGTGACCCGCATGTGTCTCAGGGCGACGGCGAAATCTCCGGCACGGCGATTGAAGCCTCACTCAACTGCCTGTTCCAGATCATATTGCGTAAGGATTTCAAGTTCCCGTCACCGCTGTTGGAGACCCCGAACAACTGGATCGTCCACGGCTTTGACGAAGACCTGAACAAGGCCATGAAGAACGCCTCGCTCGACATGCTTGAGCTGTTGACCGAGCATCAGGGCCTGTCGCGTAATGACGCCTATTCGCTGATGTCGGTCGCCGCTGATTTTGGCGTTACACAGGTAGTTGACGGCACCAAGGGCATTCACGTACGCATTGATCGCAACATCTTCCCCGATAAGGGCGTGGTCAAAGATCCGGATTAAAATGCCGCTGTGGAAATTCTCGGTTGATCCGCTCCCGGAAACGGAGCGTCAGGCGGCGTGGGTAGATGTCCTGCGCCGCCTGAAACTGCCTGTGGCCGATATGGGGTCGCTGGCGCGGGTGCGGGGGTCGGTTATGATCACCACCACGCCGCTGGGGTGTGAGTTTGCC
Protein-coding regions in this window:
- a CDS encoding aromatic ring-hydroxylating dioxygenase subunit alpha; the protein is MALKLPSRDLIASFDSSDIDLADAQTLPPECYTDAGFYEFEKEALYYHEWLCAGRESWVKNPGDYFTTNIAGEPIVVARGRDGKINAMSSVCAHRAMLVAEGSGNTRMFLCPYHHWAYGLDGKLTGAPAMEKTCNFNKEDHGLTRFAVEIWHGFIFVNFDLDAAPLAPRLTDVSDAIAGYDLANADGDKPEKPGVFPWNWKVMFENNNDGYHASKLHQGPLHDFVPSDLAEFPEADPADAGFLRYNGTLHADASFNATQKALLPVFPNLSETDRNRMTFANIPPTLSLVMMSDMVIYLILRPTGPETMEQDTGILVAPGASKHPSFGHKMEMNMVAAMHIIDQDMHVDELVQVGLRSKFAPRGRYSWQEGAQIQFNRWLIKRYRDAYDRLTGSHLKAVKGAA
- a CDS encoding acetamidase/formamidase family protein; the encoded protein is MAFICTPGETRQDTEPKNLHILRATPETVHWGYFHPEVKPSLTVKSGDMIMAEAVTHHAGDAPELMFDEAIKRIFTEIPEADRNPGVHIMTGPIFVEGAEPGDMLEVRYLQMTPRFNYGSNLAANWGHLYEEFDKKERVTIYELNPNSNTASALYAYDFPGVYMTPGTITHCAECDRVPALKGISIPARPHLGTAGVAPAVDQRVSTIPPGLHGGNIDNWRIGAGATMYYPVQVKGGLFSIGDPHVSQGDGEISGTAIEASLNCLFQIILRKDFKFPSPLLETPNNWIVHGFDEDLNKAMKNASLDMLELLTEHQGLSRNDAYSLMSVAADFGVTQVVDGTKGIHVRIDRNIFPDKGVVKDPD